A DNA window from Camelina sativa cultivar DH55 chromosome 17, Cs, whole genome shotgun sequence contains the following coding sequences:
- the LOC104759402 gene encoding paired amphipathic helix protein Sin3-like 4, whose protein sequence is MVGGESKPSSCSALAYLKTVKYTFRYQCEKYDEFLEILTDYSCRRVDFLGVIRRLKELFKGHQELLVGFNTFMPKGLKMTLEPEDGQHPPKPSVNFMDAIKFVSKVKRRFQEDDRPYRSLIDIVKSYRKEEKSSTEVYYEVSILFRDHKDLLAEFTHFMPDAKSDSDSSDSVTSPNSW, encoded by the exons ATGGTTGGAGGTGAAAGCAAGCCATCTTCATGTAGCGCGCTTGCATACCTTAAAACCGTGAAGTATACATTTCGGTATCAATGTGAAAAATATGACGAATTTCTCGAGATCCTGACGGATTATAGTTGCCGGAG AGTGGATTTTTTAGGTGTCATAAGAAGGTTAAAAGAACTCTTCAAAGGACACCAAGAGTTACTAGTGGGTTTCAATACCTTCATGCCAAAGGGTTTAAAGATGACACTCGAACCTGAGGATGGACAACATCCACCAAAGCCATCCGTTAATTTTATGGACGCAATTAAATTTGTTAGCAAGGTTAAG AGGAGGTTTCAAGAAGATGATCGTCCATACAGATCACTTATAGACATTGTAAAAAGCTACAGAAAGGAGGAAAAGTCCTCGACCGAGGTCTACTATGAG GTTTCTATCTTATTTCGGGATCATAAGGATTTGCTTGCGGAGTTTACTCATTTTATGCCTGATGCTAAATCAGATAGTGACTCGTCTGATTCTGTTACAAGCCCAAATTCGTGGTGA